In a genomic window of Pseudomonas oryzihabitans:
- a CDS encoding ABC transporter permease, which translates to MTRPVTPVRSAAVLPVDGKTLDAQLSPPRTRRPARWSLTGLIGGFLVAFWLFIAVFGVWLAPYDPGALGGSVLASYSAAHPLGTDYMGRDVLSRILDGARFTVGLALIAAVLSCALGTGLGLLAALSGRWVDEPLSRLIDALISLPSKMLALVMVSAFGSSVPLLIVMAVVGYAPGCYRIARSLAMNLTELEYVQVARTRGEGRLYIALVEMLPNMRLPLLTDLGLRFVYIVLLLSGMSFLGLGVQPPNADLGSLVRENIGGLADGAPAVLMPALAIGTLTVGVNLLIDRFGARRRGGR; encoded by the coding sequence ATGACCCGACCCGTGACGCCCGTGCGCAGCGCCGCCGTCCTGCCGGTGGACGGCAAGACGCTCGACGCCCAGCTGTCCCCGCCCCGTACCCGTCGCCCGGCACGCTGGTCCCTGACCGGACTCATCGGCGGCTTCCTGGTGGCCTTCTGGCTGTTCATCGCCGTATTCGGCGTGTGGCTCGCGCCCTATGATCCGGGCGCGCTGGGCGGCTCCGTGCTGGCCAGCTACAGCGCGGCCCATCCCCTGGGGACCGACTACATGGGCCGCGACGTGCTCAGCCGCATCCTCGACGGTGCTCGCTTCACCGTGGGCCTGGCGCTGATCGCCGCGGTGCTGTCCTGCGCCCTGGGCACCGGCCTGGGCCTGCTCGCAGCGCTCTCGGGGCGCTGGGTGGACGAGCCGCTGTCGCGGCTGATCGATGCGCTGATCTCCCTGCCAAGCAAGATGCTGGCGCTGGTGATGGTCTCGGCCTTCGGCTCCTCGGTGCCGCTGCTGATCGTCATGGCGGTGGTGGGCTACGCCCCGGGCTGCTATCGCATCGCCCGCAGCCTGGCGATGAACCTTACCGAACTGGAATACGTCCAGGTCGCCCGCACCCGTGGCGAGGGCCGGCTGTACATCGCCCTGGTGGAGATGCTGCCCAACATGCGCCTGCCGCTGCTTACCGACCTGGGCCTGAGATTCGTCTACATCGTGCTGCTGCTCAGCGGCATGAGTTTCCTCGGCCTTGGCGTGCAACCGCCCAATGCCGACCTGGGTTCGCTGGTGCGGGAAAACATCGGCGGCCTGGCCGATGGCGCCCCGGCGGTGCTGATGCCGGCCCTGGCCATCGGTACCCTGACCGTGGGCGTCAACCTGCTCATCGACCGGTTCGGCGCGCGGCGCCGGGGAGGGCGTTGA
- a CDS encoding ABC transporter ATP-binding protein: MTTLVEVKDLRVVAQSEDGSETLIVKEVGFSLAKGEVLALIGESGSGKTTIALSLLGYARAGCRLAGGSIRVGDTQVLELDAAGLRQLRGRTVAYIAQSAAAAFNPSRRLLEQIIESALIHGVLTRRDAEARALELFRELALPDPEHIGERYPHQVSGGQLQRLMAAMALITDPTLVILDEPTTALDVTTQIEVLRVFKQVVRERGVTAIYVSHDLAVVAQMADRILVLNGGEVYENRRTERLLASARHPYTRSLLAAAQPEPLAERGLPAVETRAPVLEVKDLVAGYGPLNAEGLPRYRVLENINLSIAPGQALGVIGESGSGKSTLARVIAGLLPPARGSVHLGGEPLPPGLDGRTREQFRRVQLVYQNADTALNPAHSVERILMRPLETYHAFDKATRQRKVRELLDRVQLPASLANRRPGELSGGQKQRVNLARALAAEPELILCDEVTSALDTVVGAAILDLLVELRRELGLAYLFISHDISTVRSLCDEVLVLYSGQPVELGTPATLQHPPLHPYTELLTASVPALRQGWLEEQPVRTVAPLAPKIQATGALCSFLRRCPVRVEGRCDREAPPQQRLPGGNLILCHHDGETLQHLQGGAVLHTQGVRA, encoded by the coding sequence ATGACGACGCTGGTAGAGGTCAAGGACCTGCGCGTGGTCGCCCAGTCCGAGGATGGCAGTGAAACCCTCATCGTCAAGGAGGTCGGCTTCAGCCTGGCCAAGGGCGAGGTGCTGGCGCTGATCGGCGAGTCCGGCTCGGGCAAGACCACCATAGCGCTGTCGTTGCTCGGCTACGCCCGCGCCGGTTGCCGGCTCGCCGGCGGCTCGATCCGGGTGGGCGACACCCAGGTACTGGAGCTGGATGCGGCGGGCCTGCGGCAGTTGCGTGGCCGTACCGTGGCCTATATCGCCCAGAGCGCGGCAGCGGCCTTCAATCCGTCTCGCCGGTTGCTGGAGCAGATTATCGAGAGCGCCCTGATCCACGGCGTACTGACACGGCGCGACGCCGAGGCCCGCGCCCTGGAACTGTTCCGCGAACTGGCGCTGCCGGACCCCGAGCATATCGGCGAGCGTTATCCGCACCAGGTGTCCGGCGGCCAGCTGCAGCGGCTGATGGCGGCCATGGCGCTGATCACCGATCCGACCCTGGTGATCCTCGACGAACCCACCACGGCGCTGGACGTGACAACCCAGATCGAGGTGCTGCGCGTCTTCAAGCAGGTGGTGCGCGAACGTGGCGTGACCGCCATCTATGTTTCCCATGATCTGGCGGTGGTGGCCCAGATGGCCGACCGTATCCTGGTGCTCAATGGCGGTGAGGTCTACGAGAACCGTCGTACCGAGCGCCTGCTGGCCAGTGCCCGGCATCCCTATACCCGCAGCCTGCTGGCCGCGGCTCAGCCGGAGCCCCTGGCCGAGCGCGGGTTGCCCGCGGTGGAAACCCGGGCGCCCGTGCTGGAGGTAAAGGATCTGGTCGCCGGCTACGGCCCGCTGAATGCCGAGGGACTGCCGCGCTATCGGGTGCTGGAAAACATCAACCTGAGCATCGCACCGGGGCAGGCCCTGGGGGTGATCGGCGAATCCGGCTCCGGCAAGTCGACCCTGGCGCGGGTGATCGCCGGCCTGCTGCCGCCCGCGCGGGGCAGCGTGCACCTGGGTGGTGAGCCCTTGCCGCCGGGCCTGGATGGCCGCACCCGCGAGCAGTTCCGCCGCGTGCAGCTGGTCTACCAGAACGCCGACACGGCGCTGAATCCGGCCCATAGCGTGGAGCGCATCCTGATGCGCCCGCTGGAGACCTACCATGCCTTCGACAAGGCCACCCGTCAGCGCAAGGTGCGCGAATTGCTTGACCGGGTGCAGTTGCCGGCCAGCCTCGCCAACCGGCGTCCAGGGGAGCTGTCCGGTGGCCAGAAGCAGCGGGTCAATCTGGCCCGGGCCCTGGCGGCCGAACCCGAGCTGATCCTCTGCGACGAGGTCACCTCGGCGCTGGATACCGTGGTCGGCGCCGCCATCCTCGACCTGCTGGTGGAGCTGCGGCGCGAGCTGGGGCTGGCCTATCTGTTCATCAGCCACGACATCTCCACGGTGCGCAGCCTGTGCGACGAGGTGCTGGTGCTCTATTCCGGTCAGCCGGTGGAGCTGGGCACCCCGGCCACGTTGCAGCATCCACCGCTGCATCCCTACACCGAATTGCTCACCGCCTCGGTGCCCGCGCTGCGCCAGGGCTGGCTGGAGGAGCAGCCGGTCCGTACGGTGGCGCCCCTGGCGCCCAAGATCCAGGCGACCGGTGCGCTCTGTAGCTTCCTGCGCCGTTGTCCGGTGCGTGTCGAGGGCCGCTGTGATCGTGAGGCGCCGCCGCAACAGCGGCTGCCGGGCGGCAACCTTATCCTTTGTCACCATGACGGCGAGACCTTGCAGCACCTGCAAGGCGGCGCCGTGCTGCACACCCAAGGAGTTCGCGCATGA
- a CDS encoding ABC transporter substrate-binding protein gives MTEKKTGSPLIGPAESVRAFEAMQRGVSRRDALRLLGAAGLMATGVGSLLGRDGHALAAEDASGGTPRRGGRVRAAAAGSSTADTLDPAKGSFSGDYARQYFFYNGLTVFDSHLVPQMALATSMDTQDATTWTIKLRQGVQFHNGKTFDSADVVYSLLRHKDPAVGSKVKALADQFAEVTAMAPDEVRIRLVSPNSELPAVLAISHFLIIADGTKDFSTANGTGPFKVKEFKPGVRTVGARNENYWKSGKPYLDEIELIGITDEPSRVNALLAGDIQLTVSVDPRSADRLKQGDKVKIVANTSGSYTDLIMRIPNRPFNDPNVVEGMKLLFDREQILKSVFLGYGVVGNDQPIMPGTPYYSADVPQRPYDPDKAKFLFQKAGIAGAKLPLVTSTAADNANEMALVLQQSAKRAGLDLMVNRVSADGYWNTHWMKDPLGFGNINARPTANILLSQFFKSDAPFNESGWKNEQFDQLVVASRGETDLAKRKQMYADMQLLINQHCGIGLPIFTSSIDAHSPKLGGYGIIPIGGFMGYMFGEHVWLEA, from the coding sequence ATGACAGAGAAAAAGACTGGAAGTCCCCTGATAGGTCCTGCAGAAAGCGTCCGGGCCTTCGAGGCCATGCAACGGGGGGTGTCGCGACGCGATGCGCTGCGGCTGCTGGGCGCCGCCGGGCTGATGGCGACGGGTGTGGGCAGTCTGTTGGGCCGTGATGGTCACGCCTTGGCCGCCGAGGACGCCAGCGGCGGTACGCCGCGCCGGGGCGGTCGGGTTCGTGCCGCCGCCGCTGGATCGTCCACCGCCGACACCCTCGACCCGGCCAAAGGCTCGTTCTCCGGCGACTATGCGCGCCAGTATTTCTTCTACAACGGCCTGACGGTGTTCGACAGCCATCTCGTGCCGCAGATGGCGCTGGCCACCAGCATGGACACCCAGGACGCCACCACCTGGACCATCAAGCTGCGGCAGGGCGTGCAATTCCATAACGGTAAGACCTTCGACAGCGCCGACGTCGTCTACTCCCTGCTGCGCCACAAGGACCCGGCGGTGGGTTCCAAGGTCAAGGCCCTGGCCGACCAGTTCGCCGAGGTCACCGCGATGGCGCCCGACGAGGTGCGTATCCGCCTGGTATCGCCGAACTCAGAGCTGCCGGCGGTGCTGGCCATCTCGCACTTCCTGATCATCGCCGACGGCACCAAGGATTTTTCCACCGCCAACGGCACCGGGCCCTTCAAGGTCAAGGAATTCAAGCCGGGTGTCCGTACCGTGGGCGCGCGCAACGAGAATTACTGGAAGTCCGGCAAGCCCTACCTGGACGAGATCGAACTCATCGGCATCACCGACGAGCCCTCGCGGGTCAACGCGTTGCTGGCCGGTGACATCCAGCTCACCGTCTCGGTAGACCCGCGCTCGGCCGACCGCCTCAAGCAGGGCGACAAGGTCAAGATCGTGGCCAACACCTCGGGCAGCTACACCGACCTGATCATGCGCATTCCCAACCGGCCGTTCAACGATCCCAACGTGGTCGAGGGTATGAAGCTGCTGTTCGATCGCGAGCAGATCCTCAAGTCGGTGTTCCTCGGCTACGGGGTCGTCGGCAACGACCAGCCGATCATGCCCGGCACCCCCTATTATTCGGCCGATGTACCCCAGCGGCCCTACGATCCGGACAAGGCCAAGTTCCTGTTCCAGAAGGCCGGTATCGCCGGGGCCAAGCTGCCATTGGTGACCTCCACCGCCGCCGACAACGCCAACGAGATGGCCCTGGTATTGCAGCAATCGGCGAAGCGGGCCGGGCTCGACCTGATGGTCAACCGCGTCAGCGCCGATGGCTACTGGAACACCCACTGGATGAAGGACCCGCTGGGCTTCGGCAATATCAACGCGCGGCCCACCGCCAACATCCTCTTGTCGCAATTCTTCAAGTCCGATGCACCCTTCAACGAATCGGGCTGGAAGAACGAGCAATTCGACCAGTTGGTGGTGGCCTCCCGCGGCGAAACCGACCTGGCCAAGCGCAAGCAGATGTACGCCGACATGCAGCTGTTGATCAACCAGCACTGCGGCATCGGCCTGCCGATCTTCACCAGCTCCATCGATGCCCATTCGCCCAAGCTCGGCGGCTACGGCATCATCCCCATCGGCGGCTTCATGGGCTACATGTTCGGCGAACACGTCTGGCTGGAAGCCTGA
- a CDS encoding NAD(P)/FAD-dependent oxidoreductase — translation MSHGPASSESYWLATAPTFTGGAQGPVAGEVDVAVIGGGFTGLSAAVALRKRGASVAVLEAGRVIGEASGRNGGHCNTGVAQDYASLRASLGPERAQAFYQAYADAVASVEAVIAEEGIACDFHKAGKLKLAAKPQHYDNLARTCELIRAEVDPDVELLGPAQTRIEVASDGFYGGLLQRNGAQMHMGRFGVGLAEAAVRRGAQVYEGAAVSDLQRLPDGSFRVVSAKGELRARQVLVATGNASIGPFQWFRRRIASVGSFIIATAPLPKEQLDALLPNRRTYVTSRIIGNYFRTTPDHRLIFGGRARFALSDPRQDAKSGAVLRNALGQLFPSLAQAPIDYCWGGLVDMTADRLPRAGEQDGLFYAMGYSGHGVQMSVHMGRVMAEVLEGRSQANPWRVLDWPAIPGHFGKPWFLPLVGLYYRVQDRLH, via the coding sequence ATGAGTCACGGCCCAGCATCGTCCGAATCCTACTGGCTGGCGACCGCGCCGACCTTTACCGGCGGCGCCCAGGGGCCGGTCGCGGGGGAAGTCGATGTCGCCGTCATCGGCGGCGGCTTCACCGGGCTGTCGGCGGCCGTGGCGCTGCGCAAGCGCGGTGCCAGCGTGGCGGTACTGGAGGCCGGCCGGGTGATCGGCGAAGCCTCCGGCCGCAACGGAGGGCATTGCAATACCGGGGTCGCGCAGGACTATGCGTCCCTGCGTGCCAGCCTGGGCCCCGAGCGGGCCCAGGCCTTCTACCAGGCCTATGCCGATGCGGTGGCCAGCGTCGAGGCGGTGATCGCCGAAGAGGGGATCGCCTGCGACTTCCACAAGGCGGGCAAGCTCAAGCTGGCGGCCAAGCCGCAGCATTATGACAACCTGGCGCGCACCTGCGAGCTGATCCGCGCGGAGGTCGATCCGGACGTGGAACTGCTCGGCCCTGCACAGACGCGGATCGAGGTGGCCTCCGACGGATTTTACGGCGGCCTGCTGCAACGCAATGGCGCCCAGATGCACATGGGGCGCTTCGGCGTGGGCTTGGCGGAAGCGGCGGTACGCCGTGGCGCCCAGGTCTACGAAGGGGCGGCGGTGAGCGATCTGCAGCGCCTGCCGGACGGCAGCTTCCGCGTGGTGAGTGCTAAGGGCGAATTGCGTGCCCGCCAGGTGCTGGTGGCCACGGGCAATGCCAGCATTGGGCCCTTCCAGTGGTTTCGCCGACGCATCGCCTCGGTGGGCAGCTTCATCATCGCCACCGCGCCACTACCGAAGGAGCAATTGGATGCACTGCTGCCCAACCGGCGCACCTATGTGACCAGCCGCATCATTGGCAACTATTTCCGCACCACACCGGACCACCGGCTGATCTTTGGCGGCCGGGCGCGCTTCGCCTTGTCCGATCCGCGCCAGGACGCCAAGAGCGGTGCCGTGCTGCGCAACGCCCTCGGCCAACTCTTTCCCAGCTTGGCCCAGGCGCCCATCGACTATTGCTGGGGCGGCCTGGTGGACATGACCGCTGACCGTCTGCCCCGGGCTGGTGAGCAGGATGGCCTGTTCTACGCCATGGGCTACAGCGGCCATGGGGTGCAGATGTCGGTGCACATGGGCCGGGTGATGGCCGAGGTGCTGGAAGGGCGCAGCCAGGCCAATCCCTGGCGCGTGCTGGATTGGCCGGCCATTCCCGGCCACTTCGGCAAGCCCTGGTTCCTGCCGCTGGTAGGGCTGTACTACCGGGTGCAGGATCGACTGCACTGA
- a CDS encoding NAD(P)/FAD-dependent oxidoreductase — MESGLASSDSKTPRVVIVGAGPAGVRCAETLLAAGIAPVVVDENRRDGGQIYRRQPEGFQRSYATLYGSEAAKAEDLHRTFDGLRGRLDYRPETMAWHLHERTLYTVQGNRQRTLDFDALVLCTGASDRLLPVPGWNLAGTYTLGGAQIALKAQAVSIGRRVIFLGSGPLLYLVASQYQQAGATVAAVLDTAPLRLRALAAPKLLARPGVAWKGVQLMASLQRAGVPLHFGVTPLEILGDAEQGVRGVAFADARGLRQEVVGDAVGLGYHLRPETQLADLARCAFEFERATGQWVLQLDAEGRTSTPGVYAAGDGARVRGADAAELAGQLAACAVLTDLGRTPPNGLAERCREGLEVQERFRLGLAEAFPWPAKQMASLPDTAVVCRCEGITAGELRAVVREKGAREANRAKAFSRVGMGRCQGRYCAQAGAEIIAAESGVPVEIVGRLRGQAPVRPLPLGIVACEEEVSS, encoded by the coding sequence ATGGAATCTGGCCTAGCATCCTCTGACTCGAAGACGCCGCGGGTGGTCATCGTCGGGGCCGGCCCGGCCGGCGTACGCTGCGCCGAAACCCTGCTGGCCGCGGGTATCGCCCCGGTGGTGGTTGATGAGAATCGCCGCGACGGTGGTCAGATCTATCGCCGCCAGCCCGAGGGATTCCAGCGCTCCTATGCCACCCTCTACGGCAGCGAGGCGGCCAAGGCCGAAGACCTGCACCGCACCTTCGACGGGCTGCGTGGGCGGCTGGACTATCGCCCGGAGACGATGGCCTGGCACCTGCACGAGCGCACGCTCTACACCGTGCAGGGCAATCGCCAGCGCACCCTGGACTTCGACGCCCTGGTGCTCTGCACCGGCGCCAGCGACCGGCTACTGCCGGTGCCGGGCTGGAACCTGGCGGGCACCTATACCCTCGGCGGCGCCCAGATCGCCCTCAAGGCCCAGGCGGTGTCCATCGGCCGGCGGGTGATCTTCCTGGGTAGCGGTCCCTTGCTTTACCTGGTCGCCAGCCAGTACCAGCAGGCTGGTGCCACCGTCGCAGCGGTGCTCGATACTGCGCCGCTGCGGCTGCGCGCCCTGGCGGCGCCCAAGCTGCTGGCGCGGCCGGGTGTCGCCTGGAAGGGCGTGCAACTCATGGCTTCGCTCCAGCGCGCCGGGGTGCCGTTGCACTTTGGCGTCACCCCGCTGGAAATCCTCGGCGATGCCGAGCAGGGCGTACGGGGCGTGGCCTTCGCCGATGCCCGCGGCCTGCGCCAGGAGGTGGTCGGCGATGCCGTGGGCCTGGGCTATCACCTGAGACCGGAAACACAGCTGGCCGATCTCGCCCGCTGCGCCTTCGAATTCGAGCGGGCGACCGGGCAATGGGTACTGCAACTGGATGCCGAAGGGCGGACGTCCACGCCGGGCGTCTATGCCGCTGGCGATGGTGCCCGGGTACGCGGCGCCGATGCCGCCGAACTCGCCGGGCAGCTGGCCGCCTGTGCAGTGTTGACGGATCTCGGACGCACGCCACCAAACGGCCTCGCCGAGCGCTGCCGCGAGGGCCTGGAGGTGCAGGAGCGCTTCCGCCTCGGCCTGGCCGAGGCCTTTCCCTGGCCGGCCAAGCAGATGGCCAGCCTGCCGGATACGGCGGTGGTCTGTCGCTGCGAGGGCATCACCGCCGGTGAACTGCGCGCCGTGGTACGCGAGAAGGGCGCCCGCGAGGCCAATAGGGCCAAGGCCTTCAGCCGCGTTGGCATGGGCCGTTGCCAGGGTCGCTACTGCGCCCAGGCCGGTGCTGAGATCATCGCCGCCGAATCCGGGGTGCCGGTGGAGATCGTCGGCCGCCTGCGCGGCCAGGCACCGGTACGGCCCCTGCCGCTGGGCATCGTCGCCTGCGAAGAAGAGGTTTCGTCATGA
- a CDS encoding NAD(P)/FAD-dependent oxidoreductase translates to MAANRADVIVVGAGIMGSASAFFLRRRGLSVLLLERDQVGRFASGTNFGNVRRQGRYLTQVALSNRSRGIWGRLPELIGDDLEFIPGGHLRVVYDPSRIAMLHDYARAPETAALELQVLEGAALHEKFPYLGPEVVAGSYAPHDGHANPRLAAPAFARAGVREGVNLQEGVEITQVSKSGADFLVQAADGRRFQAPRLLITAGAWGSRLSSQFGEPVPIETHGPQMGVTEPLPYVFKEAVGVSSPLVAETIYFRQIPRGNVIFGGCFRTRPDLDTRLARAEPHGLLNQLTQLRRLAPALGRVNVIRTWSGVEGYIADDLPIMGPSSQVDGLYYAFGFCGAGFQLGPGVGDTMAELIATGRTDTPLAAFDVARFAQARTESLAG, encoded by the coding sequence ATCGCCGCCAACCGCGCGGACGTCATCGTCGTCGGCGCCGGCATCATGGGCAGCGCCAGCGCCTTCTTCCTGCGTCGCCGGGGGCTGTCGGTGCTCCTGCTGGAGCGCGACCAGGTCGGGCGTTTCGCCAGTGGCACCAACTTCGGCAACGTGCGCCGGCAGGGTCGCTACCTGACCCAGGTGGCCCTGTCCAACCGCTCCCGTGGCATCTGGGGTCGCTTGCCGGAATTGATCGGCGATGACCTGGAGTTCATCCCCGGTGGCCACCTGCGGGTGGTCTACGATCCCAGCCGCATCGCCATGCTGCACGACTACGCCCGGGCGCCGGAGACCGCTGCCCTGGAGCTGCAGGTGCTCGAAGGCGCGGCCCTGCACGAGAAGTTTCCCTACCTGGGCCCCGAGGTGGTGGCCGGCTCCTATGCGCCCCACGACGGCCATGCCAATCCGCGCCTCGCCGCGCCGGCCTTCGCGCGCGCCGGGGTACGCGAGGGCGTCAATCTGCAGGAGGGCGTGGAGATCACCCAGGTGTCCAAGTCGGGCGCCGACTTTCTGGTGCAGGCCGCCGATGGCCGCCGTTTCCAGGCACCGCGCCTGCTGATCACCGCCGGCGCCTGGGGCAGCCGGCTGTCCAGCCAGTTCGGCGAGCCGGTGCCCATCGAGACCCATGGACCGCAGATGGGCGTCACCGAGCCCTTGCCTTATGTCTTCAAGGAGGCGGTGGGCGTGTCTTCGCCGCTGGTGGCGGAGACCATCTATTTCCGCCAGATCCCGCGCGGCAACGTCATCTTCGGCGGCTGCTTCCGTACCCGCCCGGACCTGGACACCCGCCTGGCTCGCGCCGAACCCCATGGCCTGCTCAACCAGCTCACCCAGTTGCGCCGCCTGGCGCCGGCCCTTGGCCGGGTCAACGTGATCCGCACCTGGAGCGGAGTGGAGGGCTATATCGCCGACGACCTGCCAATCATGGGCCCGAGCAGCCAGGTGGACGGTCTCTACTATGCCTTCGGCTTCTGCGGCGCCGGCTTCCAGCTTGGCCCAGGGGTGGGCGACACCATGGCCGAACTGATCGCCACCGGCCGTACCGACACGCCCCTGGCGGCCTTCGACGTGGCCCGTTTTGCCCAAGCCCGCACCGAGAGTCTCGCCGGATGA
- the argE gene encoding acetylornithine deacetylase: MTSQELLRTLIGFPTVSADSNLALIHHVQGLLEAAGIACRLVLDESGRKANLFASVGPADVPGVLLSGHTDVVPVEGQAWTLPPFEGTLKDGRIYGRGACDMKGFVACAVVALLAAARGEPLKRPLQLALSHDEEIGCVGVRRLLDVLELAPVRPFLCIVGEPTELQVALGHKGKAALRAHCHGQEGHSSKAPLHVNAIHLASDLVGALRASQRRLAEEGARDAAYDIPYTTLHVGRIDGGKALNIVPNLCTLDFEIRHLPADDPAALVAALQDTADGLVREARQLSPKAAIEIETVNAYPGLDTHPSVEAVRFLQTLVEPGTAQLKVAFGTEGGLFASRLDTPVVVCGPGSIDQAHKPDEYVELSQLDACDALLGRLRVALS, translated from the coding sequence ATGACTAGCCAGGAACTACTGCGTACCCTGATCGGTTTCCCCACGGTCTCCGCCGACTCCAACCTGGCGCTGATCCATCACGTGCAGGGCCTGCTGGAAGCAGCCGGCATCGCCTGTCGCCTGGTGCTCGACGAGAGCGGGCGCAAGGCCAATCTTTTCGCCAGCGTCGGCCCGGCCGACGTTCCCGGCGTGCTGCTCTCCGGCCATACCGACGTGGTACCCGTGGAAGGTCAGGCCTGGACCCTGCCACCCTTCGAAGGCACCCTGAAGGACGGCCGGATCTATGGTCGCGGCGCCTGCGACATGAAGGGCTTCGTCGCCTGCGCGGTAGTGGCCCTGCTGGCTGCCGCTCGCGGTGAACCTTTGAAACGACCGCTGCAACTGGCGCTGTCCCACGACGAGGAGATCGGCTGCGTCGGGGTCCGGCGCCTGCTGGATGTGCTGGAATTGGCGCCCGTGCGACCCTTCCTCTGTATCGTCGGCGAACCCACGGAATTACAGGTTGCCCTCGGCCACAAGGGCAAGGCGGCGCTGCGCGCCCACTGTCATGGCCAGGAGGGGCACTCGTCGAAAGCCCCCCTGCATGTGAATGCCATCCACCTGGCCAGCGATCTGGTCGGCGCACTGCGCGCCAGCCAGCGGCGCCTGGCGGAAGAGGGCGCGCGCGATGCGGCTTACGACATTCCCTACACCACCCTGCATGTCGGGCGTATCGACGGCGGCAAGGCGCTGAACATCGTGCCCAATCTCTGCACCCTGGATTTCGAGATCCGCCATCTGCCGGCCGACGATCCCGCTGCCCTGGTGGCCGCGCTGCAAGACACGGCGGATGGCCTGGTCCGCGAGGCCCGCCAACTGTCACCCAAGGCGGCCATCGAAATCGAGACCGTCAACGCCTATCCCGGCCTGGACACCCACCCCAGCGTCGAGGCCGTGCGTTTCCTGCAGACCCTGGTCGAACCCGGAACCGCGCAACTCAAGGTGGCCTTCGGTACCGAAGGCGGGCTCTTCGCCAGTCGGCTGGATACCCCCGTGGTGGTCTGCGGCCCCGGCAGCATCGACCAGGCGCACAAGCCGGACGAGTATGTCGAGCTGAGCCAGTTGGATGCCTGTGATGCCTTGCTGGGGCGGTTGCGGGTGGCTTTGAGTTAA
- a CDS encoding ABC transporter permease: MDRSVFSLIIRRVGGGVLTLFIVSLLVFFVSALLPGDAAQQALGQFALPEQVAALRAQMGLDQPALLRYFHWLTGLLHGDLGQSLASQAPITSLIGDRLLGSLMLAGVTALVSVPLALVLGIASAMNAGGRLDRGLNLFTLGIVAVPEFLVATLAVLVFAVHLHWTSALTFAHDISGPLDFLRAYALPVGTLCCVIVAQMARMTRAALVEQLQSPYVEMARLKGIGPVRAVLRHALPNAVGPIANAVALSLSYLMGGVVIVETIFNYPGIAQLMVDGVASRDLPLIQACAMLFCCAYLVLMTLADLCAILSNPRLRTL; the protein is encoded by the coding sequence GTGGATCGTTCCGTCTTTTCCCTCATCATCAGGCGCGTCGGCGGCGGGGTGCTGACCCTGTTCATCGTCTCGCTGCTGGTGTTCTTCGTCTCCGCGCTGTTGCCGGGCGATGCCGCCCAGCAGGCCCTGGGCCAATTCGCGCTGCCCGAGCAGGTCGCGGCGTTGCGCGCCCAGATGGGGCTCGACCAGCCGGCGTTGCTGCGCTACTTCCACTGGCTGACCGGTCTACTGCACGGCGATCTCGGCCAGTCCCTGGCCAGCCAGGCGCCCATCACCAGCCTGATCGGCGACCGCCTGCTCGGCTCGCTGATGCTGGCCGGGGTGACCGCCCTGGTCTCGGTGCCGCTGGCGCTGGTGCTCGGCATCGCCTCGGCGATGAACGCGGGCGGGCGACTGGACCGGGGGCTCAACCTCTTCACCCTGGGCATCGTCGCGGTGCCGGAATTCCTCGTGGCGACCCTGGCGGTGCTGGTCTTCGCCGTGCATCTGCACTGGACCTCGGCGCTGACCTTCGCCCATGACATTTCCGGCCCCCTGGATTTCCTGCGCGCCTATGCGCTGCCGGTGGGCACCCTGTGCTGCGTGATCGTGGCGCAGATGGCGCGGATGACCCGTGCGGCCCTGGTGGAGCAACTGCAGAGCCCCTATGTGGAGATGGCGCGCCTGAAGGGCATCGGCCCGGTACGTGCCGTGTTGCGCCATGCCTTGCCCAATGCCGTGGGGCCCATCGCCAACGCCGTGGCCCTGAGTCTTTCCTACCTGATGGGTGGGGTGGTCATCGTCGAGACCATCTTCAACTATCCCGGTATCGCCCAACTGATGGTGGACGGCGTCGCCAGTCGTGACCTGCCGCTGATCCAGGCCTGCGCCATGCTGTTCTGCTGCGCCTATCTGGTGCTCATGACCCTGGCGGACCTCTGCGCCATCCTGTCCAACCCGAGGCTGAGAACGCTATGA
- a CDS encoding (2Fe-2S)-binding protein produces MTSRFQRLAETGRPQVSLTVDGLPVTALAGDTLMVALLANGPALRRSEFGEERRAGFCLMGACQDCWVWTAEGERLRACGTEVRDGLQILTKQPEAVWNLA; encoded by the coding sequence ATGACTTCCCGCTTCCAGCGACTCGCCGAAACCGGTCGCCCGCAGGTCAGCCTCACGGTCGACGGCCTGCCGGTCACGGCGCTGGCGGGTGACACCCTGATGGTCGCCTTGCTCGCCAACGGCCCGGCGTTGCGGCGCTCCGAATTCGGCGAAGAGCGCCGTGCCGGCTTCTGCCTGATGGGGGCCTGCCAGGATTGCTGGGTGTGGACCGCCGAGGGCGAGCGCCTGCGCGCCTGTGGTACCGAGGTCCGCGACGGGCTGCAGATCCTCACCAAGCAACCGGAGGCGGTATGGAATCTGGCCTAG